A region of Aquarana catesbeiana isolate 2022-GZ linkage group LG08, ASM4218655v1, whole genome shotgun sequence DNA encodes the following proteins:
- the LOC141104990 gene encoding uncharacterized protein: MMENQPPLTSPDGSSNGNPPERCPLPLYSRDSTREHHTIPHHHQGEELKDIKVEYKEEEEERLVSGDQQSMEEGEMTMESKQEESSLHMDTTDDHNVRNTSEESSDKSHSRTLRSHSRNTLIDPSIPEESSSGQEGDHTEETSLSCSVCGKLFTKKRDLLKHKKYHNAERPYSCSECGKCYTSKQNLLTHWYSHTGERPYSCSECEKCFTSKGQLLEHQKIHTAERPYSCSQCGKCFIRKGQLLEHQKIHTGERPFSCSECGKCFISKGQLLLHQKIHTGVRPFSCLECGKCFTTKHTLLTHQTIHTGVSPFSCSECGKCFTTKHRLLTHQTIHTGVSPFSCSECGKNFTEKNSLDRHQMIHTGERPYSCSECGKCFIQKISLLRHQTIHTGVSPFSCSECGKGFTEKKSLDEHQMIHTGECLYSCSECGKCFNKEQSLLKHQKRHTGEWPFSCSECGKGFTLKGNLNTHQKLHTGERPHSCSECGKGYITKDKLIVHQRVHTGERPYSCSVCGKSFMTKGNLVLHQRIHIR, translated from the exons atgatggagaatcagccgcccctcacatcaccgg atggatccagtaatgggaacccaccagagagatgtccccttcctctgtattcccgggattccacacgggaacatcacaccatccctcaccatcatcag ggtgaagaactgaaagacatcaaagttgagtataaagaggaagaagaagagaggttggtgagtggagatcagcagtctatggaggagggggagatgactatggaaagtaaacaggaggaatcttctctacatatggacacaa cagatgaccataatgtgcggaatacgtctgaggaatcttctgataaatcacattccaggactctaagatctcacagtagaaatactttaatagatccgtctattcccgaggaatcttcttcagggcaggaaggagatcacacagaagagacttcattgtcatgttcagtgtgTGGGAAACTTTTCACAAAAAAGAGAGACCTTCTTAAACACAAGAAATATCACAAtgctgagcgtccctattcatgttcagagtgcgggaaatgttacacTAGCAAACAAAACCTTCTCACACACTGGTACAGTCACACCggggagcgtccttattcatgttcagagtgcgagaaatgttttacTAGTAAAGGACAACTTCTtgaacatcagaaaattcacactgctgagcgtccctattcatgttctcagtgcgggaaatgttttattagGAAAGGACAGCTTCTtgaacatcagaaaattcacactggtgagcgtcccttttcttgttcagagtgcgggaaatgttttattagTAAAGGACAACTTCTtctacatcagaaaattcacactggTGTGCGCCCCTTTtcttgtttagagtgcgggaaatgtttcactacaAAACACACACTTCTTACACATCAGACAATTCACACAGGTGTaagtcccttttcatgttcagagtgcgggaaatgtttcactacaAAACACAGACTTCTTACACATCAGACAATTCACACAGGTGTaagtcccttttcatgttcagagtgcgggaaaaatTTCACCGAGAAAAATAGTCTTGATAGACACCAGatgattcacacgggtgagcgtccctattcatgttcagagtgcgggaaatgtttcattcaaaAAATAAGCCTTCTTAGACATCAGACAATTCACACAGGTGTaagtcccttttcatgttcagagtgcgggaaaggtttcactgaGAAAAAAAGTCTTGACGAACACCAGATGATTCACACGGGAGAGTGtctctattcatgttcagagtgcgggaaatgtttcaataAAGAACAAAGCCTTCTTAAACATCAGAAACGTCACACAGGTGAGTggcccttttcatgttcagagtgcgggaaaggtttcactcTGAAAGGCAATCTTAATACACACCAGAAGCTTCACACAGGGGAGCGCccccattcatgttcagagtgcgggaaaggttacATTACAAAAGATAAACTAATtgtacaccagagagttcacacaggtgagcgtccttattcatgctcagtgtgcgggaaatctttcatgaCGAAGGGAAACCTTGTgctacatcagagaattcacataaGATAA